In Deinococcus puniceus, one genomic interval encodes:
- the ispH gene encoding 4-hydroxy-3-methylbut-2-enyl diphosphate reductase has translation MTVQRVYLAKPRGFCAGVVMAIGAVERAAREEAKPVTVYHSIVHNHTVVERLERQGGVHFVESLDNIDALPAGSETVVFSAHGISPLVRERARQLGLATIDATCPLVTKVHTEAKKYAREGYTILLIGDSAKHQEVIGTSGEAPDNTILVGVLGKTGEGLHDPHTVEVPDPTRLVVLTQTTLSVDDTRRTVDILKARFPALVIPPSEDLCYATKNRQDAVKNIAPNVDAFLVLTSTHSSNGMRLLELALDTCGRAYRLETDTDVVNLDLGGVTSVGITSAASTPDDLVQNLVAHFRRQNPALEVIEEGEWENIEFREPKKILASQELPRTMR, from the coding sequence ATGACAGTGCAGCGGGTGTATCTGGCCAAACCACGCGGCTTTTGCGCGGGCGTGGTCATGGCGATTGGCGCGGTGGAGCGGGCGGCCCGCGAGGAGGCCAAACCCGTGACCGTGTACCATTCCATCGTGCATAACCACACGGTGGTAGAGCGGCTGGAGCGGCAGGGCGGCGTGCATTTCGTGGAGAGCCTGGACAATATAGACGCCCTGCCCGCCGGAAGCGAAACCGTTGTGTTTAGCGCCCACGGCATCAGTCCACTGGTGCGCGAGCGAGCGCGGCAACTGGGGTTGGCGACCATTGACGCCACTTGCCCATTGGTGACCAAAGTGCATACCGAGGCCAAAAAGTATGCACGCGAGGGCTACACCATCTTGCTCATCGGGGACAGTGCCAAGCATCAGGAAGTGATCGGCACAAGTGGCGAAGCCCCCGATAACACCATACTCGTGGGCGTGCTGGGCAAAACGGGCGAAGGGTTGCATGATCCGCACACCGTGGAAGTGCCCGACCCTACCCGCCTCGTGGTGCTGACCCAGACCACCCTCAGCGTGGACGACACCCGCCGCACCGTAGACATCCTGAAGGCCCGCTTTCCGGCTCTCGTGATTCCACCCAGCGAAGACCTGTGCTACGCCACCAAAAACCGTCAGGACGCCGTGAAGAACATCGCGCCCAACGTGGACGCCTTCTTGGTGCTGACCAGTACGCATTCCAGCAACGGGATGCGTCTGCTGGAACTGGCCTTGGATACCTGTGGCCGCGCCTACCGCCTAGAAACCGACACCGATGTGGTGAATCTGGACTTAGGGGGCGTGACTTCGGTAGGCATCACCAGCGCTGCCAGCACGCCCGACGACCTCGTGCAAAACCTCGTGGCCCACTTTCGCCGCCAGAATCCCGCCCTAGAAGTGATCGAGGAAGGCGAGTGGGAAAACATAGAATTCCGCGAGCCGAAGAAAATTCTGGCCTCGCAGGAATTGCCCCGCACGATGCGCTGA
- a CDS encoding gamma carbonic anhydrase family protein has protein sequence MPLYALAESSPDLHPSAFIAPSADLIGRVSVAEGASVWFGAVLRGDLEPIVVGAGSNIQDGAVLHSDPGFPCTLEADVTVGHRATVHGAWCGAGSLVGMGATMLNGSRLGEGAVLGAGALLPEGREVPAGMLAVGIPARVVGPVAAPANADRYRQNAERYRAELRPVQAEAGA, from the coding sequence ATGCCGCTCTACGCTCTCGCCGAATCCTCGCCCGATCTTCACCCCAGCGCCTTTATCGCCCCCAGTGCCGACCTGATCGGGCGCGTGAGTGTGGCCGAGGGAGCCAGCGTGTGGTTCGGTGCCGTGCTGCGCGGCGACCTCGAACCCATCGTTGTCGGCGCGGGCAGCAATATTCAGGACGGAGCCGTGCTGCACAGCGACCCCGGCTTTCCCTGCACGCTGGAAGCAGACGTGACCGTGGGGCACCGGGCCACCGTGCACGGGGCATGGTGCGGCGCGGGCAGTCTTGTGGGGATGGGAGCCACCATGCTGAACGGCAGCCGACTGGGAGAGGGCGCGGTGCTGGGGGCCGGGGCGCTGCTCCCCGAGGGCCGCGAGGTGCCCGCCGGAATGCTGGCGGTGGGCATTCCGGCGCGGGTGGTGGGGCCAGTGGCCGCGCCCGCCAATGCCGACAGGTACAGGCAAAACGCGGAGCGTTACCGGGCCGAGTTGAGACCCGTTCAGGCCGAGGCCGGGGCATGA
- a CDS encoding NUDIX hydrolase, whose amino-acid sequence MTAARDNSLAPSSAIPGAGGVVFDALGRVLLVRYRGSGAWAFPKGHVEPGETLEQTAVREVQEETGVRASVVAPLHVTQYTNDRGEARQIHWFRMVVETGAPTLEHTFAEGGFAEPAQALSQLSYPEDQQLLRAALAQLGG is encoded by the coding sequence ATGACGGCGGCACGCGACAACTCTCTGGCTCCCAGTTCCGCCATTCCCGGTGCGGGCGGCGTGGTGTTCGATGCCCTAGGGCGCGTGCTGTTGGTGCGCTACCGGGGCAGCGGCGCGTGGGCTTTTCCCAAGGGGCACGTAGAACCGGGCGAAACGCTGGAACAGACCGCCGTGCGCGAGGTGCAGGAAGAAACGGGCGTCCGTGCCAGCGTGGTTGCGCCGCTGCACGTGACGCAGTACACCAATGACCGGGGCGAGGCCCGCCAGATCCACTGGTTCAGAATGGTGGTAGAGACCGGCGCTCCTACCCTAGAACATACCTTTGCAGAGGGCGGATTCGCCGAACCTGCACAGGCGCTCTCCCAGCTTTCCTACCCCGAAGATCAGCAACTCTTGCGTGCCGCGCTTGCCCAGTTGGGCGGGTAG
- a CDS encoding cold-shock protein: MAEGRVKWFNIEKGYGFIEHPGNPDVFVHYSAIQSGGFRKLNEGDEVEFEVEAGQGSKGPQAKNVVVTKAAPAPMGGGSESRGGGNRW; this comes from the coding sequence ATGGCAGAAGGGCGAGTCAAATGGTTCAATATCGAGAAAGGCTACGGTTTTATCGAGCATCCTGGTAATCCAGACGTGTTTGTCCACTACAGCGCCATTCAGAGCGGCGGCTTTCGCAAGCTGAACGAGGGCGACGAAGTGGAGTTCGAAGTGGAAGCCGGGCAGGGCAGCAAAGGCCCGCAAGCCAAAAACGTGGTTGTGACCAAGGCCGCGCCCGCACCGATGGGCGGGGGAAGCGAGAGCCGGGGCGGGGGCAACCGCTGGTAA